The Flavobacterium sp. M31R6 nucleotide sequence ACCTTTTTTTGGACAAGAAGAGCTATTATTTTTGTCAGTGTATCAGATGCCGATATCAGCAAATAATTTTTAGGGCGCATTTTGATTTTTGACCTGCCTTGAATTCTTTTTATTAAAGAAAAAAACACAATTCCAATTTTCATAAATACAGAAAAAAGATAAGAAACCTGAAAATGTTTTCTATAGAAAAACTCCATTGCTTCTTGAAAACGCTTCATGTAAGTACCATCTTTAATAGTGCTTTCTCCTTTATAGTGTATTACGGTTGTTTTGTGGAAATAATAATTAACTTTTCCTTTCTGCAACACCATATAAGACAAATCAATATCATCCGAATACATGAAACAATTTTCATCAAAACCACCTACTTCCTCATACAATTCTTTTTTCAGAAACATAAAAGCACCTACCAAAATTTCCACTTCCCCTGTCTGGTTTTCGGATAAATGCTGCGCATAATATTTATTGAAAAATGGAGACTTCGGAAATATTTTATATAAACTGGTGATTTTGGTGAAGGCTACCCAAGGCGTGGGGGTTCCCCTTTTGCTTTCGGGAAGGAAATTACCAGATCCGTCTATTAGCTTGACACCTACAACTCCTAAGTTTTTTTGTTTTTGGGCAAATGCCAACACTTTTTCAAAGGTGTCTTCGGCAACGACAGTATCCGGGTTTAGAATACAGATATATTCTCCTTTGGCTTGTGATACACCAATGTTATTCCCTTTTGGAAAACCTACATTTTGGCTATTTTGAATAAGTTTGACATTTGGGAAACGAGTTTTTATCATCTCGCAACTATCATCTAAGGAATTATTATCAACCACAATAATTTCAGAATCTATGTTTTTCAAGGCGCTTTCTACACTTAATACACATAGCTCCAAAAAATAGCGAACATTATAATTGAGGATAATGACGGATAGTTGCATTTTTCAAAGATATATTTTAAGCCTTAAAGTCACAAAGTTTACTAGCTACAAAGTCTATCATAGACACAAACTCCCATAAAAATCTTAAAAATTCTCCGAAAGAGCTACTCTAAAAGTCCAATCATCTTTACTAATGCCATAATCTAAGACTAAATTACAGTCATTGATCTTATTCCATTTTATCCTTAAACCGGTTCCTACTGCGGGGGTCCAATTATCAAAATGATAGGTATCCAAGTTGGACACTGACGATAGATTTCCATAAAACACAGCCCCGAGAAAACCGTTTCTGGTAATATCGGTACGGTATTCGGTCTCCAAATACAATAAAGAATTACTTCGATAACGGTTGCGAGTGAATCCCCTGCCTGTTTTTCCGTAACGGTCCCAACCGATGCTTGGCAAATCCAAGTAATGTGGCTTTCCGTCAAAAACTGCCCAATAAAACACTCGCGTGGCCAGAACCTTATGACGTATATTACTAAACGAATGATACTTTCTCGCATCTATATATATAGATTTCCATTCGGTGTGACTTCCAAAAGCTTTGGAATTGATACGATAATCTGCTTCAAAATAATAACCCTGCTTGGGATTCAAAATATTTTTACGGGAATCATACAAAGCTTGAAAAGCAATTCCTGATGAAAGTTCATCGGAGTAATCTCCATCTTGGTATATATTAAAATCTGTTGGTTCCGTTATTTTTGAATCTTCGGAAATATGCTGATAATTATCCAATTGAAAACCCAATCCCAAACCGAAATCCCCTTTTATTTTTCGTGTTACAAATTGATAAAACCGAATTTGTTGGTAATGAACCTCGGATTGTGGATCCTTGGAACTGTTCCCTCCCAAACCATACGTAAACTGCGGATAAATCATATACCTGTAATCACCTATAAAATTATATTTATTGTCCTTTGTATAAATATAAGACTGTATGGGAAAGGAATACTGCCCAGAAAAACTGGTTGTTGGGGTAAAATAAACTTCGGACATTTTGGTGGTTTCGTGATTCTCATCCAGAAAAAAAGTGGTCACAAATGAAACCACAAGACCTCCTTCGGAACTCTTCATATCGGGAGCTGGCATTAACGAAAAGGCAATTTTGCTTGGTTCTTTTTTCTTTGCAGTATCCTTTTTTACGAAAATGCTTTTCAGAATCTGTTTCATATCCAAACTATCACTTCTAAAATCTATTTTCTGTGAAAAGGAAGAAAATGAAGAAGTAACAACAAAAAACAGAATCAAATTTCGCCTAAGGAAACCCATAAATTTTGGTTGATTTTTTTAGAAAAGGAACTATTTTCAGCTTCCCAAATATAAATAAAAAATTACAATCCTAAACAACATACCAAGCTGATTTGTTTCGAATTACCAAGCTAATTGCGAAAATTTTTCTTCAACTAAAAAGAAAAAAATCTAAAAAACCATAAAACCTGACTAGCCCCGGTTGAAGTGAAAATCCTCCCGATTTTTCTCGGGAGATTGAAGCGAAAAACGGGAACGATCTTTCCCTAAAAAGCCCAATCATTCGCTCCAAATCCTTTTTATCTATCAAATCTAGGATTGTACGATTTTGTTTAATATCTTTCTTTTTATTTTCAATTGAATAGCGTTATGGAAAAAACTTTTATTCTTTTCTTTCTTTTTGTGTCTTTTTCCTACGCCCAAACCAAAGGATGTACAGATCGTCTTGCGGAAAATTACAATCCAAAAGCGACGGAAAATAATGGAAGCTGTAAATATGCTTCCGCAAAAATCAGAGTGAAATTCACCAAAGAATTAAGCGATTCCATTGCGGAAACTTCGGGCTTGATTGCTTCAGAAAATTTATTGTGGACGCACAATGACGACCAGAGCACTACGTTATTTGGACTGGACACAAAAGGAAAAATCAGAAAAAAAATCAATCTTGAAGGGGTAAAAAACATCGAATGGGAGGATATTTCTCAGGATAGTCTGTATCTCTACATAGGCGATTTTGGAAATAATGTCCTTGGAAACCGCAAAGATTTACACATTTTGAGGATTGATAAAAACTCTGTTAAGAATCCTGCCCCGGCTATTGACACCATCGCGTTTTCCTATGACAACCAAAAAAATTTTGAACCCAAAAAAAAAGCTAACATCACCGATTTTGACTGTGAGGCATTTGTGGTTTCAAGGGACAGCATTTATTTGTTTACCAAACAATGGGCATCTGAAAAAACGAGTGTGTACAGCTTACCAAAAAAACCAGGAACTCATATTGCAAAACTCAAAGAAACAATCAATGTGGAAGGTTTAATAACCGGCGCGACCACATTGCCGCAAGAAAAGGGGGTTGTTTTGTGTGGATATTCGCATTTTTTACACCCCTTTATTTATCTTTTGTACGACTATAAAAACAATGATTTTTCGACAGGAAATAAAAGAAAAATAAAACTTTCGCTGCTATTTCATCAGATAGAAGCAATTACTACCGAAGATGGATATCTGTTTTATGTGACAAATGAAGCCACGAAAAATACCTTTATCTTCAACCCACAAGAAATACATACCTTTGATTTGAGTCCGTATTTGAAAGAGTAAAAAGGCTAAATCGTTGAATCTTTAATCTGTTGAATCGTTAAATTGCTATAGATTAATTCACGTTTCAAAATAAACTATTCGTTAATAGTGTTATAATAGTTTACTTTTGCAAAAAAAATAGCCTTGTGAATTATTTATCAGTCGAAAATATATCTAAATCTTTTGGGGAGCGTACGCTTTTCAAAGACATTTCCTTTGGAATCAACAAAGACCAAAAAATTGCCTTTATAGCCAAAAATGGCTCGGGAAAAACCACTATTATGAACATCATTAATGGTTTTGATGAACCGGATACTGGACAAGTGGTACTTCGAAAAAGCATCCGAATGGCTTTTTTGTCACAGGACAATAAACTGCAGGATGAATTGACGATTGAAGAAAGCATTTTTGCATCGGATAATGAAAGTTTGAAGATCATTGAAGCTTATGAAAAAGCACTGGAGAATCCTGAAGATGAGGAAGCCTATCAAAAAGCTTTTGATGGAATGGATCAGCATAATGCTTGGGATTTTGAAACGCAATACAAACAAATTTTGTTCAAATTGAAGTTGGAAGACTTTAAACTGAAAGTAAAAAGCCTTTCGGGAGGACAGAAAAAAAGGTTGTCTCTTGCCATTATTTTGATTAACCGTCCCGACTTATTAATTCTGGATGAGCCAACGAATCACTTGGATCTAGAAATGATTGAGTGGTTAGAAAGTTATTTTGCAAAAGAAAATATCACGTTGTTTATGGTAACGCACGACCGTTTCTTTTTGGAGCGTGTTTGTAACGAAATCATTGAACTGGACAACGGAAAAATATACCAATACAAAGGAAATTATTCTTATTACCTAGAGAAAAAAGAAGAGCGAATCGCCTCAGAAAATGCGAGTGTCGATAAAGCCCAAAACTTGTTTGTCAAAGAATTGGAATGGATGCGCCGTCAACCCAAAGCGAGAACGACCAAGTCGAAATCACGTCAGGATGATTTTTATGACATAAAAGAAAAAGCCCAAAGTCGCAGAAAAGAAAACGTGGTGGAACTGGAGATTAATATGGAACGAATGGGAAGCAAAATCATTGAGCTTCACAAGATTTCCAAAAAATTCAAGGATCGCATAATTCTGGATAATTTCAGTTATGATTTCCAACGTGGCGAACGCATTGGAATTATTGGTAAAAATGGAACTGGAAAATCTACATTCTTGAATCTTTTGACAGGAACTTTACCTTTAGATTCTGGAAAAGTGGTTGTGGGAGAGACAATCAAAATTGGTTATTATACCCAAAGCGGGATTAACCCAAAACCGGGTCAACGTGTAATCGATGTCATCAAAGAATACGGAGAATTTATTCCGCTAACAAAAGGCAGATTAATTTCGGCTTCGCAATTGTTGGAACGTTTTCTTTTTGATGCCAAAAAACAATACGATTATGTAGAAAAACTGAGCGGTGGTGAATTGAAACGTTTATATTTATGTACCGTTTTGATTCAGAATCCAAACTTTTTGATTCTTGATGAGCCAACGAATGATTTGGATATTGTTACTTTAAATGTATTGGAAAGTTTCCTTTTGGACTATCCAGGATGTTTGGTAGTTGTTTCGCACGACCGTTATTTTATGGACAAAATCGTGGATCAGTTATTCATTTTTAGAGGTCAGGGAGAGATTGAAACGTTTCCAGGAAATTACTCGGATTTTAGAGCTTACGAAGACAGTACGGATGTCGCTCAGAAAGAAGACAATAAAACAGAGAAAAAAGAATGGAAGCAAAACAATCCAACCGGGAATTTGACTTTCAACGAGCAAAAGGAATTCCAGAAAATCGAGAGAGAAATCAAGGATCTTGAAATCGATAAAACCAAAATTGAACAGTTATTCTCGGATGGAAAAGTAGCCGATGCGGATATTGAAAAGAAAGCTAGAGAATTGGAAAACCTCATCAAGAAAATTGAAAGCAAAGAGGAAAGATGGTTTGAGCTTTCAGCGAAGATGGAAGGGTAGTTTTTTTAGTTTGCAGTATTCAGTATTCGGTTTGCAGCGTTAGACAATATTTAAAAACCACAACAAGATTTAATTTTGTTGTGGTTTTTGTTTAATATAAAACCAGCATTTTATAGAAAGATAATTACACTTCGATTACCTGAATTATAACTATTTTTACAACTCCAAAACCCCATCCATGAAAAAAGCAATACTCCTTGTTTTCACAGTTCTTTCGATGCAATCACAGGCGCAATCTAAAAACGATACCGATTCTTTACAAAAAAATCGAACTTCCAAATGGAATTTTGGACTGGAATTAGACGTTTTGCCTTATGCAACAGGAGGCTACTTTGGAGCAATTTGGGCGGGCAAAAATAAATGGCGAGGCAGAGCTCTTTTGGCCGATGTCAACAAACCCGACTTAACAACCAAAGACGGTTTCACAAACCATCACATAAAAGCTTATGCGGTTGTTTTGGATCGTTTTTTGAAAGACAATTGGAAAGGTTGGTGGATTGGTGGTGGGCCTGTTTACTGGAAAAGCAACATCCAAAGTGATAGCAGCAATGCCACAAAAAACTTCGAAAACTTCTTATTAAACGGCAGTTTGGGTTATAACTTCACTATTTACAAAAACATCTATATTTCGCCTTGGGCAGGTTTAAGCCTTAAAGTTGCAGGCAATGATGAATTCATTTTGGACAACAAAGAATACAATTTACCTTTGCTCAATCCGGAAGCTTCAGTCAAATTTGGGCTTTATTTTTAAAATCTTACTTCTAATTTAGAACCAATAGTTTCAAAAACAAGCAATAAAACAGTTTTATTACTTTAAATTAAAACCTCACAAAGAAATTTTGTTTAGTTTTATGTTTTGAACAGAAAAATGGATTAGAAAAATCTTTTAAAAATTTGATTAAAGCACAGGATCTTCATTATGAATTTTAAAACTATTTTGAAATCGAAAATCATATTTCTACTAATCCTTTTTTATTCCCAAACAATTCTTTCCCAAGGGGGAGAAAAAATAGAAGAAGAAAAGAAACGCCCACTGCGCTCCATTGTTGATTTATTTACAAAAGAAGATACTCTAAAAATAAGCAAACCGGATTCCAAAACAAATTTAATTGCATTTCCCACATTAGGTTATCAGCCCGCAAATGGTTTTACACTTGGGTTTATAAGCCAATTTAGTTTTAAATTAAAGCCAGAAAACAAAATTTCATTACTTTCGGGAGGAGCATCCTACAGCACCCAAAAACAAGTCCTGACTTATCTGAAAAACAATATGTACATCAGTAATGACAAGTTCTACTTTAGCGGTGATTTTCGTTATTATATATTCTCACAATCCAATTTTGGTCTAGGAACAGATATTATCCCTTGGGGCACAGAATTTAAAGATTTTAATTTTAGCTCTATAGAGCAGCCTATGAATTACAATTACTTTAAATTCCATGAAACAGTATCCTACAACATCTTTCCCTCTTTTTTTATTGGATTAGGAATACATTTTGACAGTTATTCCAACATCGATGACAAACTTTTGGATGTTGCCAACGAACAGTACACCTACCATTATAATTATTCAAAAAAATATGGATTTAGCGATAAGAATTATGCTGTCAATGGGATGAGTCTAAATTTGATATACGACACTAGGGATAACCTAATAAACACCAATAAAGGTTTGTTTCTGAATATGAATTACCGCTACAATCCGCAAACCGATCTTAACAGACACAGCAGTTCCACTTTATTACTTGAATCCAGATATTTTATACCTCTCAGCAAAATAAACAAACAATACGTTCTAGGTTTTTGGGCTTATGGCCAGTTTTTAGCTAGCGGTAAACTCCCCTATTTAAATCTTCCTGCCATTGGTTGGGATCAAAACAGCCGAAGCGGGAAAGGGTATACGCAAGGGCTTTTTAGAGGCACAAACCTTGTGTATTTTGAAAGCGAATATCGTTTCCCAATTACCAAAAATCAAATGATCAGCGGAACAGTATTTGCCAATGCCACAACAGCTAGTGATATTGACAAAAACCTCAACTTATTCGAATCTATTCAGCCCGCGATTGGAATAGGATTGCGAGTTCTGCTAGACAAAGACACGCTAACCAATTTTATCGTCAATTTTGGTCTCGGACGCGATTCACAAACATTCTATTTTAATGACGGAGAAGGATTTTAAATCTTAATTCTATTGCAAATTTTGAAGCAGAAAGATTTGGCTTTTTTAGGCAACATCGTCCCGCACACGAGGCGAAAGCCGAACTGGCGAAGCAATCCGTTGCAATCTTGTTTGCCTCCCGATAGCCATCGGGACCGGCAAACAAGGATTTTCATTACTATCGGGGCTAAAGAGAGAGATTTTGCTTTTTTGCCATCATTAAAGAAAGAAAAACAGTAATAATCGAATTCAGTTTTTAACAAAAAATAAGTATCGGTTTTTACTATATTTGCGCTTTAAAAAAAACAACCCATTTCTATGAAACATCTATTATCTGCCCTTGTGGCCTTGACTCTTCTTATCTCTTGTAACAAAAATAAAGAAGTAACAAACGAAGTAACAAAAGAAACACCAGTTGATTACGTTGCCAAAAACGACAAAGAAATCACAGATTACCTGGCTAAAAATAATTTAACAGCCGAAAAAAGCGAGTCTGGTTTGTACTATATAATTAAAGAACCTGGAACTGGAGCGCAACCTACCGCTACATCAAATGTAACTGTAGCTTACAAAGGTTATTTCACGAACGGAAATGTATTTGACGAAAGTAAACCAGAGGGAATTTCTTTTGGCTTGGATCAAGTGGTAAAAGGATGGACTGAAGGTATTCCTCATTTCAAAGCCGGAGGTAGCGGTATTCTTTTGGTACCAGCTCATTTAGGATATGGAAATGAAACGATGGGACCTATTCCTGGAGGTTCAGCACTTATATTTGATGTAAAATTAATTTCGGTAAACTAAATCAATTTTTCGCATAAAAGTAAATTGAATAACAATGCCCATTTCTATGAAACACTTATTATCTGCCC carries:
- a CDS encoding ABC-F family ATP-binding cassette domain-containing protein, which codes for MNYLSVENISKSFGERTLFKDISFGINKDQKIAFIAKNGSGKTTIMNIINGFDEPDTGQVVLRKSIRMAFLSQDNKLQDELTIEESIFASDNESLKIIEAYEKALENPEDEEAYQKAFDGMDQHNAWDFETQYKQILFKLKLEDFKLKVKSLSGGQKKRLSLAIILINRPDLLILDEPTNHLDLEMIEWLESYFAKENITLFMVTHDRFFLERVCNEIIELDNGKIYQYKGNYSYYLEKKEERIASENASVDKAQNLFVKELEWMRRQPKARTTKSKSRQDDFYDIKEKAQSRRKENVVELEINMERMGSKIIELHKISKKFKDRIILDNFSYDFQRGERIGIIGKNGTGKSTFLNLLTGTLPLDSGKVVVGETIKIGYYTQSGINPKPGQRVIDVIKEYGEFIPLTKGRLISASQLLERFLFDAKKQYDYVEKLSGGELKRLYLCTVLIQNPNFLILDEPTNDLDIVTLNVLESFLLDYPGCLVVVSHDRYFMDKIVDQLFIFRGQGEIETFPGNYSDFRAYEDSTDVAQKEDNKTEKKEWKQNNPTGNLTFNEQKEFQKIEREIKDLEIDKTKIEQLFSDGKVADADIEKKARELENLIKKIESKEERWFELSAKMEG
- a CDS encoding glycosyltransferase family 2 protein; translated protein: MQLSVIILNYNVRYFLELCVLSVESALKNIDSEIIVVDNNSLDDSCEMIKTRFPNVKLIQNSQNVGFPKGNNIGVSQAKGEYICILNPDTVVAEDTFEKVLAFAQKQKNLGVVGVKLIDGSGNFLPESKRGTPTPWVAFTKITSLYKIFPKSPFFNKYYAQHLSENQTGEVEILVGAFMFLKKELYEEVGGFDENCFMYSDDIDLSYMVLQKGKVNYYFHKTTVIHYKGESTIKDGTYMKRFQEAMEFFYRKHFQVSYLFSVFMKIGIVFFSLIKRIQGRSKIKMRPKNYLLISASDTLTKIIALLVQKKVDFLDWKTEKEVNLSSISIRNGVQIILDNEFVSFKECINIHKKHRNKGITFRIIPKNTNFIIGSDSFNDRGEIVKIK
- a CDS encoding FKBP-type peptidyl-prolyl cis-trans isomerase, giving the protein MKHLLSALVALTLLISCNKNKEVTNEVTKETPVDYVAKNDKEITDYLAKNNLTAEKSESGLYYIIKEPGTGAQPTATSNVTVAYKGYFTNGNVFDESKPEGISFGLDQVVKGWTEGIPHFKAGGSGILLVPAHLGYGNETMGPIPGGSALIFDVKLISVN
- a CDS encoding BamA/TamA family outer membrane protein, with the translated sequence MGFLRRNLILFFVVTSSFSSFSQKIDFRSDSLDMKQILKSIFVKKDTAKKKEPSKIAFSLMPAPDMKSSEGGLVVSFVTTFFLDENHETTKMSEVYFTPTTSFSGQYSFPIQSYIYTKDNKYNFIGDYRYMIYPQFTYGLGGNSSKDPQSEVHYQQIRFYQFVTRKIKGDFGLGLGFQLDNYQHISEDSKITEPTDFNIYQDGDYSDELSSGIAFQALYDSRKNILNPKQGYYFEADYRINSKAFGSHTEWKSIYIDARKYHSFSNIRHKVLATRVFYWAVFDGKPHYLDLPSIGWDRYGKTGRGFTRNRYRSNSLLYLETEYRTDITRNGFLGAVFYGNLSSVSNLDTYHFDNWTPAVGTGLRIKWNKINDCNLVLDYGISKDDWTFRVALSENF
- a CDS encoding BamA/TamA family outer membrane protein codes for the protein MKSKIIFLLILFYSQTILSQGGEKIEEEKKRPLRSIVDLFTKEDTLKISKPDSKTNLIAFPTLGYQPANGFTLGFISQFSFKLKPENKISLLSGGASYSTQKQVLTYLKNNMYISNDKFYFSGDFRYYIFSQSNFGLGTDIIPWGTEFKDFNFSSIEQPMNYNYFKFHETVSYNIFPSFFIGLGIHFDSYSNIDDKLLDVANEQYTYHYNYSKKYGFSDKNYAVNGMSLNLIYDTRDNLINTNKGLFLNMNYRYNPQTDLNRHSSSTLLLESRYFIPLSKINKQYVLGFWAYGQFLASGKLPYLNLPAIGWDQNSRSGKGYTQGLFRGTNLVYFESEYRFPITKNQMISGTVFANATTASDIDKNLNLFESIQPAIGIGLRVLLDKDTLTNFIVNFGLGRDSQTFYFNDGEGF
- a CDS encoding T9SS C-terminal target domain-containing protein, yielding MEKTFILFFLFVSFSYAQTKGCTDRLAENYNPKATENNGSCKYASAKIRVKFTKELSDSIAETSGLIASENLLWTHNDDQSTTLFGLDTKGKIRKKINLEGVKNIEWEDISQDSLYLYIGDFGNNVLGNRKDLHILRIDKNSVKNPAPAIDTIAFSYDNQKNFEPKKKANITDFDCEAFVVSRDSIYLFTKQWASEKTSVYSLPKKPGTHIAKLKETINVEGLITGATTLPQEKGVVLCGYSHFLHPFIYLLYDYKNNDFSTGNKRKIKLSLLFHQIEAITTEDGYLFYVTNEATKNTFIFNPQEIHTFDLSPYLKE